One genomic window of Cricetulus griseus strain 17A/GY chromosome 3, alternate assembly CriGri-PICRH-1.0, whole genome shotgun sequence includes the following:
- the Grk2 gene encoding beta-adrenergic receptor kinase 1 isoform X2 → MADLEAVLADVSYLMAMEKSKATPAARASKKILLPEPSIRSVMQKYLGDRGEVTFEKIFSQKLGYLLFRDFCLNHLEEAKPLVEFYEEIKKYEKLETEEERVVRSREIFDSYIMKELLACSHPFSKNATEHVQGHLVKKQVPPDLFQPYIEEICQNLQGDVFQKFIESDKFTRFCQWKNVELNIHLTMNDFSVHRIIGRGGFGEVYGCRKADTGKMYAMKCLDKKRIKMKQGETLALNERIMLSLVSTGDCPFIVCMSYAFHTPDKLSFILDLMNGGDLHYHLSQHGVFSEADMRFYAAEIILGLEHMHNRFVVYRDLKPANILLDEHGHVRISDLGLACDFSKKKPHASVGTHGYMAPEVLQKGVAYDSSADWFSLGCMLFKLLRGHSPFRQHKTKDKHEIDRMTLTMAVELPDSFSPELRSLLEGLLQRDVNRRLGCLGRGAQEVKESPFFRSLDWQMVFLQKYPPPLIPPRGEVNAADAFDIGSFDEEDTKGIKLLDSDQELYRNFPLTISERWQQEVAETVFDTINAETDRLEARKKAKNKQLGHEEDYALGKDCIMHGYMSKMGNPFLTQWQRRYFYLFPNRLEWRGEGEAPQSLLTMEEIQSVEETQIKERKCLLLKIRGGKQFVLQCDSDPELVQWKKELRDAYREAQQLVQRVPKMKNKPRSPVVELSKVPLIQRGSANGL, encoded by the exons CATCCGCAGCGTCATGCAGAAGTACTTAGGGGACCGAGGAGAGGTGACTTTTGAAAAGATCTTCTCACAGAAGTTAG GGTACCTGCTTTTCCGAGATTTCTGCCTGAATCATCTGGAAGAGGCCAAGCCCCTGGTGGAGTTCTATGAAGAG ATCAAGAAATATGAGAagctggagacagaggaggagcgTGTGGTCCGAAGTCGAGAGATCTTTGACTCCTATATCATGAAAGAACTCCTGGCCTGCTCACAT cccttttcaAAGAATGCTACCGAGCATGTCCAGGGCCACCTGGTGAAGAAGCAGGTGCCTCCAGATCTCTTCCAG CCATACATTGAGGAGATTTGTCAGAACCTCCAAGGGGATGTGTTCCAGAAGTTCATTGAGAg tgACAAGTTCACACGATTTTGCCAGTGGAAGAATGTAGAGCTCAACATCCAC CTGACCATGAACGACTTCAGTGTGCATCGCATCATCGGGCGTGGGGGCTTCGGTGAGGTGTATGGGTGCCGGAAAGCAGACACAGGCAAGAT GTATGCCATGAAGTGTCTGGACAAGAAACGCATCAAGATGAAGcagggagagaccctggctcTGAACGAGAGGATCATGCTTTCCCTCGTCAGCACCGGG gACTGCCCCTTCATCGTGTGCATGTCATATGCATTCCACACACCAGACAAGCTCAGTTTCATCCTGGATCTCATGAACG GTGGGGACCTGCACTACCACCTATCTCAGCATGGAGTCTTCTCGGAGGCCGACATGCGCTTCTACGCAGCTGAGATAATCCTGGGGCTTGAACACATGCACAACCGTTTTGTAGTCTACAGGGACCTGAAG CCAGCCAACATTCTCCTGGACGAGCATGGCCACGTGAGAATCTCGGACCTGGGCCTAGCTTGTGACTTCTCCAAGAAGAAGCCCCATGCCAGTGT GGGCACGCACGGTTACATGGCCCCCGAAGTCCTACAGAAGGGTGTGGCCTATGACAGCAGCGCTGACTGGTTCTCCCTGGGTTGCATGCTCTTCAAGTTGTTGCGGGG ACACAGCCCCTTTCGGCAGCACAAGACCAAAGACAAGCATGAGATTGATCGCATGACATTGACAATG GCTGTTGAGCTGCCTGACTCCTTCTCCCCTGAACTGCGGTCCCTGCTGGAAGGTCTGTTGCAGAGGGATGTCAATCGGAGGCTAGGCTGTCTGGGTCGTGG GGCTCAGGAAGTAAAAGAAAGCCCCTTTTTCCGTTCACTGGACTGGCAGATGGTCTTCTTACAGAAG TACCCGCCCCCACTGATCCCCCCACGTGGGGAGGTGAATGCAGCTGATGCTTTTGACATTGGCTCCTTCGATGAGGAGGACACAAAAGGAATCAAG TTACTGGACAGTGACCAGGAACTGTACCGAAATTTCCCTCTCACCATCTCGGAGCGGTGGCAGCAGGAGGTGGCAGAGACTGTTTTTGATACCATCAATGCTGAGACAGATCGGCTGGAGGCACGAAAGAAAGCCAAAAACAAGCAGCTGGGCCATGAGGAGG ACTATGCTCTGGGAAAGGACTGCATTATGCACGGCTACATGTCCAAGATGGGCAATCCCTTCCTGACTCAGTGGCAGCGGCGGTACTTCTACCTCTTCCCCAACCGACTTGAGTGGCGGGGTGAAGGCGAGGCTCCG CAGAGCCTCCTGACCATGGAAGAGATCCAGTCGGTGGAAGAGACACAGATCAAAGAGCGCAAATGTCTCCTGCTTAAAATCCGCGGTGGCAAGCAGTTTGTCCTGCAGTGTGAT AGTGATCCTGAGCTggtgcaatggaaaaaagagctGCGCGATGCCTATCGTGAGGCCCAGCAGCTGGTGCAGCGAGTGCCCAAGATGAAGAACAAGCCACGCTCACCTGTGGTGGAGCTGAGCAAAGTGCCACTGATCCAGCGTGGCAGTGCCAACGGCCTCTGA
- the Ankrd13d gene encoding ankyrin repeat domain-containing protein 13D: protein MAGVGPTFPLHRLVWANRHRELEAALHSRQHDIEQEDPRGRTPLELAVSLGNLESVRVLLRHNANVGKESHQGWAVLQEAVSTGDPEMVQLVLQYRDFQRATQRLAGIPELLNKLRQAPDFYVEMKWEFTSWVPLVSKMCPSDVYRVWKRGESLRVDTSLLGFEHMTWQRGRRSFIFRGQEAGALVMEVDHDRQVVHTETLGPALHEPEALLAAMRPSEEHVASRLTSPIVSTHLDTRNVAFERNKCGIWGWRSEKMETVSGYEAKVYSATNVELVTRTRTEHLSDQDKLRNKGGKTPFQSFLGMAQQHSSHSGAPVQQAASPTNPTAISPEEYFDPSFSLESRNIGRPIEMSSKVQRFKATLWLSEEHPLSLGDQVTPIIDLMAISNAHFAKLRDFITLRLPPGFPVKIEIPLFHVLNARITFSNLCGCDEPVSSVWVPAPSSAISAPGSPFPCEVDPTVFEVPEGYSVLGAERSEPLRDEDDDLLQFAIQQSLLEAGTEAEQVTVWEALTNTRPGILPPPQVTVFEEQLQLEQALQESLQLSTESRAPESPQRTPPSPVPPSFEEQLRLALELSSREQEEQERRGQQEEEDLQRILRLSLTEH from the exons ATGGCCGGCGTGGGCCCCACCTTCCCGCTGCACCGGCTAGTCTGGGCGAACCGGCACCGCGAACTGGAGGCCGCGCTGCACAGCCGCCAG CACGACATCGAACAGGAGGATCCCCGAGGGCGGACCCCCCTGGAGCTGGCTGTGTCCTTGGGGAACCTGGAGTCTGTGAGAGTCCTCCTTCGACATAATGCCAACGTGGGCAAAGAGAGCCACCAAGGCTGGGCAG TCCTGCAGGAGGCAGTCAGTACTGGAGACCCTGAGATGGTGCAGTTGGTACTCCAGTATCGGGACTTCCAGAGGGCCACACAGAGGTTGGCTGGTATTCCAGAACTGCTCAACAAACTCCGTCAG GCCCCCGATTTCTACGTGGAAATGAAGTGGGAGTTCACCAGCTGGG TACCCCTTGTATCCAAGATGTGCCCGAGCGATGTGTACCGTGTGTGGAAGCGGGGTGAGAGCCTGCGGGTGGATACTAGTCTCTTGGGCTTTGAGCACATGACTTGGCAGCGTGGCCGGAGGAGCTTCATCTTCAGAGGTCAGG AGGCAGGAGCCTTGGTGATGGAAGTGGACCATGACCGGCAGGTggtgcacacagagacactagGTCCAGCTCTGCATGAACCAGAAGCACTGCTGGCTGCCATGCGGCCCAGTGAGGAACATGTGGCCAGTCGCCTCACCTCTCCTATTGTCTCCACCCACCTGGACACTCGAAATGTGGCCTTTGAGAG GAACAAATGTGGTATCTGGGGATGGCGGTCGGAGAAGATGGAGACTGTTAGTGGCTacgaggccaag GTGTACAGTGCCACCAATGTGGAGCTGGTGACACGCACAAGAACAGAGCATCTCTCTGATCAGGACAAGTTAAGGAACAAAG GGGGGAAGACTCCGTTCCAGTCCTTCctggggatggctcagcagcaTTCCTCCCACAGTGGG GCTCCAGTGCAGCAGGCCGCCAGCCCCACCAACCCCACAGCAATTTCCCCTGAGGAGTACTTTGACCCCAGCTTCAGCCTGGAATCAAGAAACATTGGCCGCCCCATTGAGATGTCCAGCAAAGTCCAGAG GTTCAAGGCAACACTGTGGCTAAGTGAGGAGCACCCACTGTCCTTGGGTGACCAGGTGACACCCATCATTGATCTGATGGCCATCAGCAATGCTCATTTTGCCAAGCTTCGGGATTTCATCACTCTACGCCTCCCACCAGGCTTCCCTGTCAAGATTG agATTCCCCTCTTCCACGTGCTCAATGCCAGAATCACCTTCAGTAACTTGTGTGGCTGTGATGAGCCTGTGAGCTCGGTGTGGGTCCCAGCCCCCAGTTCTGCCATTTCTGCTCCAG GAAGCCCTTTTCCATGTGAGGTGGACCCCACAGTGTTCGAGGTACCTGAGGGGTACAGTGTTCTGGGTGCTGAGCGCAGTGAGCCCCTTCGAGATGAGGATGATGACCTGCTGCAGTTTGCTATCCAGCAGAGCCTACTTGAGGCAGGcacagaggcagagcag GTGACTGTGTGGGAAGCCCTGACCAACACACGGCCTGgcattctccctcctccccaagtCACAGTGTTTGAAGAGCAGCTTCAGCTGGAGCA GGCCCTCCAGGAAAGCCTACAGCTGTCCACAGAGTCCAGGGCTCCAGAATCTCCTCAGAGGACACCTCCATCCCCAGTACCTCCAAGCTTTGAGGAGCAGCTTCGCCTGGCCCTGGAGTTGTCTTCAAGGGAACAGGAGGAGCAGGAGCGACGTGgtcagcaggaggaggaagacttACAGCGGATCCTGCGGCTGTCACTCACAGAGCACTGA
- the Grk2 gene encoding beta-adrenergic receptor kinase 1 isoform X1 — protein MADLEAVLADVSYLMAMEKSKATPAARASKKILLPEPSIRSVMQKYLGDRGEVTFEKIFSQKLGYLLFRDFCLNHLEEAKPLVEFYEEVRRSRSAERKIKKYEKLETEEERVVRSREIFDSYIMKELLACSHPFSKNATEHVQGHLVKKQVPPDLFQPYIEEICQNLQGDVFQKFIESDKFTRFCQWKNVELNIHLTMNDFSVHRIIGRGGFGEVYGCRKADTGKMYAMKCLDKKRIKMKQGETLALNERIMLSLVSTGDCPFIVCMSYAFHTPDKLSFILDLMNGGDLHYHLSQHGVFSEADMRFYAAEIILGLEHMHNRFVVYRDLKPANILLDEHGHVRISDLGLACDFSKKKPHASVGTHGYMAPEVLQKGVAYDSSADWFSLGCMLFKLLRGHSPFRQHKTKDKHEIDRMTLTMAVELPDSFSPELRSLLEGLLQRDVNRRLGCLGRGAQEVKESPFFRSLDWQMVFLQKYPPPLIPPRGEVNAADAFDIGSFDEEDTKGIKLLDSDQELYRNFPLTISERWQQEVAETVFDTINAETDRLEARKKAKNKQLGHEEDYALGKDCIMHGYMSKMGNPFLTQWQRRYFYLFPNRLEWRGEGEAPQSLLTMEEIQSVEETQIKERKCLLLKIRGGKQFVLQCDSDPELVQWKKELRDAYREAQQLVQRVPKMKNKPRSPVVELSKVPLIQRGSANGL, from the exons CATCCGCAGCGTCATGCAGAAGTACTTAGGGGACCGAGGAGAGGTGACTTTTGAAAAGATCTTCTCACAGAAGTTAG GGTACCTGCTTTTCCGAGATTTCTGCCTGAATCATCTGGAAGAGGCCAAGCCCCTGGTGGAGTTCTATGAAGAGGTACGACGGTCAAGGTCTGCTGAAAGAAAG ATCAAGAAATATGAGAagctggagacagaggaggagcgTGTGGTCCGAAGTCGAGAGATCTTTGACTCCTATATCATGAAAGAACTCCTGGCCTGCTCACAT cccttttcaAAGAATGCTACCGAGCATGTCCAGGGCCACCTGGTGAAGAAGCAGGTGCCTCCAGATCTCTTCCAG CCATACATTGAGGAGATTTGTCAGAACCTCCAAGGGGATGTGTTCCAGAAGTTCATTGAGAg tgACAAGTTCACACGATTTTGCCAGTGGAAGAATGTAGAGCTCAACATCCAC CTGACCATGAACGACTTCAGTGTGCATCGCATCATCGGGCGTGGGGGCTTCGGTGAGGTGTATGGGTGCCGGAAAGCAGACACAGGCAAGAT GTATGCCATGAAGTGTCTGGACAAGAAACGCATCAAGATGAAGcagggagagaccctggctcTGAACGAGAGGATCATGCTTTCCCTCGTCAGCACCGGG gACTGCCCCTTCATCGTGTGCATGTCATATGCATTCCACACACCAGACAAGCTCAGTTTCATCCTGGATCTCATGAACG GTGGGGACCTGCACTACCACCTATCTCAGCATGGAGTCTTCTCGGAGGCCGACATGCGCTTCTACGCAGCTGAGATAATCCTGGGGCTTGAACACATGCACAACCGTTTTGTAGTCTACAGGGACCTGAAG CCAGCCAACATTCTCCTGGACGAGCATGGCCACGTGAGAATCTCGGACCTGGGCCTAGCTTGTGACTTCTCCAAGAAGAAGCCCCATGCCAGTGT GGGCACGCACGGTTACATGGCCCCCGAAGTCCTACAGAAGGGTGTGGCCTATGACAGCAGCGCTGACTGGTTCTCCCTGGGTTGCATGCTCTTCAAGTTGTTGCGGGG ACACAGCCCCTTTCGGCAGCACAAGACCAAAGACAAGCATGAGATTGATCGCATGACATTGACAATG GCTGTTGAGCTGCCTGACTCCTTCTCCCCTGAACTGCGGTCCCTGCTGGAAGGTCTGTTGCAGAGGGATGTCAATCGGAGGCTAGGCTGTCTGGGTCGTGG GGCTCAGGAAGTAAAAGAAAGCCCCTTTTTCCGTTCACTGGACTGGCAGATGGTCTTCTTACAGAAG TACCCGCCCCCACTGATCCCCCCACGTGGGGAGGTGAATGCAGCTGATGCTTTTGACATTGGCTCCTTCGATGAGGAGGACACAAAAGGAATCAAG TTACTGGACAGTGACCAGGAACTGTACCGAAATTTCCCTCTCACCATCTCGGAGCGGTGGCAGCAGGAGGTGGCAGAGACTGTTTTTGATACCATCAATGCTGAGACAGATCGGCTGGAGGCACGAAAGAAAGCCAAAAACAAGCAGCTGGGCCATGAGGAGG ACTATGCTCTGGGAAAGGACTGCATTATGCACGGCTACATGTCCAAGATGGGCAATCCCTTCCTGACTCAGTGGCAGCGGCGGTACTTCTACCTCTTCCCCAACCGACTTGAGTGGCGGGGTGAAGGCGAGGCTCCG CAGAGCCTCCTGACCATGGAAGAGATCCAGTCGGTGGAAGAGACACAGATCAAAGAGCGCAAATGTCTCCTGCTTAAAATCCGCGGTGGCAAGCAGTTTGTCCTGCAGTGTGAT AGTGATCCTGAGCTggtgcaatggaaaaaagagctGCGCGATGCCTATCGTGAGGCCCAGCAGCTGGTGCAGCGAGTGCCCAAGATGAAGAACAAGCCACGCTCACCTGTGGTGGAGCTGAGCAAAGTGCCACTGATCCAGCGTGGCAGTGCCAACGGCCTCTGA